The following are from one region of the Corylus avellana chromosome ca1, CavTom2PMs-1.0 genome:
- the LOC132187019 gene encoding auxin response factor 17, which yields MPPQLPHPPTNPRRLDSKIWRACAGNSVQIPAVHSRVYYFPQGHLEQSSSRPTFLPSPVHSRPAALCRISAVDFLADPITDEVYAKLVLQPTNPQHSSQFLEPSRNQSDRDDATGENDKVVSFSKILTPSDANNGGGFSVPRFCADSIFPPLNYHAEPPVQTLSVTDVHGAVWEFRHIYRGTPRRHLLTTGWSKFVNFKKLVAGDSVVFMRNSTGQMFVGVRRAVRPSNGDSAARWTLHIGGPTRAKAEEDNAEGFSRSGRGRLTAEAVVEAVELAAQGMAFEVVYYPRPGWSDFVVKAEVVEEAMTVLWTAGMRVKMAMETEDSSRTTWFQGTISAVSVSEGGNWQGSPWRMLQVTWDEPGVLQNVKGVSPWQVEFHPPSEPLHTAFPPSKKFRTPQNSGLHTDGEADIFYPVTTNSTMGHLSQSFLNYNTFPAGMQGARQNLFSKSSLSNLLSENNMCIDNSFGNNTVPKLKTVSTELNIGSSLSGNLSSDSQSSVHSFGTEFVGTQCCTSTKVGASCFQLFGKIIHMKQPVESGFDDIGCTEDDGVKRYSETEGIINNPLDLSLTYTKLLDRLDVQCERASAVEACTL from the exons ATGCCACCGCAGCTACCGCATCCGCCGACCAATCCTCGCCGTCTCGACTCCAAAATCTGGCGAGCCTGCGCCGGAAACTCCGTCCAAATCCCCGCCGTCCAttctagggtttactacttccCCCAGGGCCACTTGGAGCAATCCTCTTCTCGCCCCACCTTCCTCCCCTCTCCAGTCCACTCCAGGCCCGCCGCTCTCTGCCGGATTTCCGCCGTCGACTTCCTCGCCGATCCGATCACCGACGAGGTCTACGCGAAACTCGTTCTCCAACCTACTAATCCGCAGCACTCCTCTCAGTTCCTTGAACCTTCCAGGAACCAATCCGATCGAGACGACGCCACAGGAGAGAATGATAAGGTCGTTTCCTTCTCAAAGATTCTCACGCCGTCCGACGCCAACAACGGTGGAGGCTTCTCCGTTCCGAGGTTCTGCGCCGACTCCATCTTCCCGCCGCTAAACTACCATGCTGAGCCGCCGGTCCAGACCTTGTCCGTCACCGACGTACACGGCGCGGTCTGGGAATTCCGGCACATCTACCGCGGCACGCCGAGGCGCCACCTGCTTACCACCGGCTGGAGCAAGTTCGTGAACTTCAAGAAGCTGGTCGCCGGCGATTCCGTGGTGTTCATGAGGAACTCGACGGGCCAGATGTTCGTCGGAGTCCGCCGCGCCGTGCGCCCGAGCAATGGCGATTCCGCCGCCAGGTGGACCTTGCATATCGGCGGACCAACGAGAGCAAAGGCGGAGGAGGACAATGCCGAGGGGTTCTCGAGGAGCGGGAGGGGGAGGTTAACTGCGGAGGCGGTGGTGGAGGCCGTGGAGCTTGCAGCACAGGGAATGGCGTTCGAAGTGGTGTACTATCCGAGGCCGGGGTGGTCCGACTTTGTGGTGAAGGCGGAGGTGGTGGAAGAAGCTATGACTGTGCTTTGGACCGCCGGTATGAGAGTGAAGATGGCAATGGAAACTGAGGATTCATCGAGAACGACGTGGTTTCAGGGGACGATTTCGGCCGTTTCGGTGTCCGAAGGGGGGAATTGGCAGGGCTCTCCCTGGCGCATGCTTCAG GTTACATGGGATGAACCTGGAGTCCTGCAGAATGTCAAGGGAGTGAGTCCTTGGCAAGTTGAATTCCACCCACCATCAGAACCACTCCATACTGCATTCCCTCCCTCAAAGAAATTTAGAACCCCACAGAATTCTGGGCTGCACACAGATGGAGAGGCCGACATTTTCTATCCCGTCACAACTAATTCAACAATGGGGCACTTGAGCCAATCATTTTTGAATTATAACACTTTTCCTGCTGGCATGCAGGGAGCCAGGCAAAATCTATTCAGCAAATCCAGTTTATCCAACTTATTAAGTGAAAACAATATGTGCATTGATAATTCCTTTGGAAACAACACGGTGCCAAAGTTGAAAACTGTGTCTACTGAGCTGAATATTGGCAGTTCACTCTCTGGAAATTTATCATCAGATAGCCAGAGTAGTGTGCACTCCTTCGGCACGGAATTTGTTGGGACCCAGTGCTGCACCTCAACAAAAGTTGGTGCTAGTTGCTTTCAGTTGTTTGGTAAGATCATCCATATGAAGCAACCTGTTGAAAGTGGTTTTGATGACATTGGTTGTACAGAAGATGATGGGGTTAAAAGATACAGTGAAACTGAAGGCATAATAAACAACCCACTAGATCTTTCTTTGACTTACACGAAACTGCTTGATAGACTTGATGTCCAATGTGAGAGAGCCTCAGCTGTTGAGGCATGTACTTTGTGA
- the LOC132168113 gene encoding uncharacterized protein LOC132168113, with protein sequence MAVPLSNHSSLFSPRLSASFSSPKPSKTVAHFKPLHYHHSPHLCKPILGFLPLTKPSPISNSTNCRRSFQFHLSARDSVPTTNGEEEASQNDVKTAESEADQQQQSSLKILIEVYKEAILAGDEKTVSDIEARIHIIENEKNELAQKVSALSIEMTTGKEKYIRLQADFDNFRKRSEKERLTIRSDAQGDVIESLLPMVDNFERAKQQLKPETEKEKKIDASYQGIYKQFVEIMRSLRVAAVATVGKPFDPSLHEAIAREESQEFQEGIVTQEFRRGFLLGDRLLRPAMVKVSSGPCSVKAPAAADKSTDQPATAAGVDER encoded by the exons ATGGCTGTCCCTCTCTCGAACCACTCCTCCCTCTTCTCTCCTCGCCTCTCTGCTTCCTTCTCATCCCCAAAGCCCTCCAAAACCGTAGCTCATTTTAAACCCCTCCATTACCACCATTCCCCTCATCTCTGCAAACCCATTCTAGGGTTTCTTCCTCTCACCAAACCATCCCCAATCTCGAACAGTACCAACTGCAGGCGTTCCTTCCAGTTCCATCTCTCTGCCCGAGACTCCGTCCCCACC ACAAATGGTGAGGAGGAGGCTAGTCAAAATGATGTAAAAACAGCAGAAAGTGAAGCAGATCAACAACAACAATCCAGTTTAAAGATCCTCATTGAAGTTTACAAGGAAGCTATTCTTGCTGGAGATGAAAAGACTGTATCTGATATTGAGGCCAGGATACACATAatagaaaatgagaagaatGAATTGGCCCAGAAAGTATCTGCTTTATCAATTGAAATGACTACTGGAAAAGAGAAATATATCCGCTTACAAGCAGATTTTGATAATTTTAGGAAAAGATCAGAGAAGGAGAGACTTACGATAAGGTCTGATGCCCAAGGAGATGTAATTGAGAGTCTTTTGCCCATGGTGGATAATTTTGAGAGAGCCAAGCAACAACTTAAACCAgaaacagaaaaggaaaaaaagattGATGCAAGTTATCAAGGTATATACAAGCAATTCGTGGAGATAATGAGGAGCTTGCGTGTGGCTGCTGTAGCAACAGTAGGAAAGCCTTTTGATCCCTCG cTGCATGAAGCCATTGCACGTGAGGAGTCTCAAGAGTTCCAGGAAGGGATTGTAACTCAAGAATTCCGCCGTGGGTTTCTGCTTGGGGACCGGCTTTTGAGACCGGCAATGGTTAAAGTTTCTTCGGGACCTTGTAGTGTGAAAGCCCCTGCAGCTGCTGACAAATCCACCGACCAACCTGCAACCGCTGCAGGAGTGGATGAACGATAG